The following is a genomic window from Hymenobacter sp. APR13.
TGCTCCGCCTTCCACCTTTCACTTCCACCATGCGCCTGCTTGTTCTGGTGCTGCTGAGCTTCCTGCTCGGCAGCCATTCCACCGTTGCTCAGAAGCCCACCCAACCCTTACGGGTAGCCACTTACAACCTGCGCCTCAACGTGGCCAGCGACGGGGTGAATGCCTGGCCTAACCGCAAGGAGCTGGTCAAAAACCTAGTGCGCTACCACCAATTCGATGTGTTCGGTACCCAGGAAGGCTTCCGCGGCCAGCTCAACGATGTGGCCGAGCTAACAGACTACAGCTTCGTTGGCCACGGCCGCGACGATGGCAAGGAAGCCGGGGAGCACTCGGCCATCTTCTACCGGAAAAGTCGCCTGCAGCTACTGCAATCCGGCGACTTCTGGTTGAGCCAGACACCCGACCAGCCCTCCAAAGGTTGGGATGCCAAATGCTGCAACCGCATCTGTAGCTGGGCCCGTTTCCGCGACCTTGCCACCAAAAAAGAGCTGTTCTTCTTCAGCGTCCACTTCGACCACGAGGGCGTGGAAGCCCGCCGCCAGTCGGGCCTGCTGATGGTGCAGAAGATCAGGGAAATTGCCAAAGATGCTCCCATTATCTGCGTCGGCGACTTCAACTCCACCCCCGAAACCGAGCAAATCCGGACGATGCAGACGCTGCTCCAGGATGCCTTCCGCATCACTCGGCAGCCACCCTATGGCCCCGTGGGTACGTTCAACGGCTTCAAGCTGGATGCGCAACTGGCTGACCGTATCGACTACATCTTCGTGAGCCGGCAGTTTACCGTCTTGGATTACGCCGTTCTTACCGATTCCATGCGCGGCCTGTACCCTTCCGACCATTTTCCGGTACTGGTGAACGTAGTGCAGCAGTAATCAAATGAATTGCAGAAAGCGAATCATACATTTCCTGACTGATGCTTACGTTCCTGCTGAGCCTGTTATTATCGATGGTGGCTGCTACCTCTGCTCCACCGTTTTTGGATATCCCTGTTATTACAAATACCTCCGTGGGCAAGGCTCAAATAGGTATGGCGACAGGTAAATTGCGGGAGCTATACAAAGGGTGCACCTTCACCAAAGTAGATATGGCTCGCTACGGCTGGTATGGAGATGGTGACACGCCTCGCGGTGTGCTGGTTACTCAAGAGAAAAGACCTTTTTTCGTATACTTTGAAGACTGGGAAAAACCTGGTAGAATCCGCGGAATAGTGGTTTTACACCCCTCTTACCGAACTCGAAAGAATATTGGAGTGGGTACCACATCAGGGGCATTACGAACCGCTTTTCCGGCCATTACTGTTGGGCAGGACATGATGGATGATTACAACCAGAACATTCAAACTGCCTCCTTAAAGGGAAGTCCGATTACGTACACGTTTGCTAAACAGAAGGACGTTGGTAAATACACGGATGAAGTGTTTGATTCTCGTATTGTGAATGTAACGGCGGTTATTTCCTGGATTACGATTTTTCCCAAATGACAAATACTACAACGGAAGTCACTTTCCAGATAAAACCCCAACTCCACGCCCTCTGCCTGGCCTACGTGCAGGAGCGCATCGACGCCTGCCAGGCCGCCATCCGCGCCGCCCAGGAATCGGCCAACTCCGAAACCAAGAGTAGTGCCGGCGACAAGTACGAAACCGGCCGCGCCATGGCCCAGAACGAGCGGGACCGGAACGCCATCCAGCTGCAGCAGGCTCAGCAGCTCCAGGGTGAGCTGCAGCGCATCAACCCCGCCCTGCCCTGCGACACCGTGCGGCCCGGAGCGCTGGTGCGCACCAGCATGGGCACGTTCTACCTCGGCATCAGCGCCGGCAAGCTCACCGTGGAGGAACAGGACTACTTTGCCGTATCAGCCGCCGCGCCGGTAGCGGCGGCGCTGGCCGGCAAGCGTGCCGGGGAGGCCGCTACGTTCAACGGCAAGCCAGTCCGGATTGAAGACATTACGTAGCGCGTGAAAGGTGGCACGGACTGCAGTTCGGAGCCCGAACACGCTGCGCAAACAGGCCCGTAGCTTGTACAGCGGAGTGCTCAGTCAGACGGGCTACGGACTGAAGTCCGGGCCACAGCCGGCTAC
Proteins encoded in this region:
- a CDS encoding endonuclease/exonuclease/phosphatase family protein, with the translated sequence MRLLVLVLLSFLLGSHSTVAQKPTQPLRVATYNLRLNVASDGVNAWPNRKELVKNLVRYHQFDVFGTQEGFRGQLNDVAELTDYSFVGHGRDDGKEAGEHSAIFYRKSRLQLLQSGDFWLSQTPDQPSKGWDAKCCNRICSWARFRDLATKKELFFFSVHFDHEGVEARRQSGLLMVQKIREIAKDAPIICVGDFNSTPETEQIRTMQTLLQDAFRITRQPPYGPVGTFNGFKLDAQLADRIDYIFVSRQFTVLDYAVLTDSMRGLYPSDHFPVLVNVVQQ